Genomic DNA from Anguilla anguilla isolate fAngAng1 chromosome 17, fAngAng1.pri, whole genome shotgun sequence:
GCatcgtctccctctccctcacctgcGGCCTTCTCATCGCCTCGCACTGGCACCGCCACGCCACCAAGTACGCCCGCTGGATCGCCTTCACCGGGAGTGAGTATACCTAATGCCACTTGTTTTCTCCTCCACGTCTTTAATGTTGTCATTTCACATTCCTCTGCAGCTTCTAAGCTGCATTTCTCATGCGCTTTATGGTGAAGTGACCCCTAAAGCCAGGCCGTGTTCAGGGCCTGAGGCACAGGGTTTGTGCTTCTGCACGCTGGAGGAATGGGAGGATTAGCGTTGGATGAAAACACCATAGAGATAATGCGCACGCTTCAGCGAGGGAAGGTCTGGTCAAATGAAACTGCGCTCAGAAACCCTTTAGCCCACGTGCTCCGTAGCCTTCAGTGGAGCCATCCTCATTCCTGCGGGATTCGAGTTAATCTGGCAACCTCCGAGGCTTGTGAGCTGTGTTATGGTTGGTCCTTTTGCACCGGGTTGAAATGTCTTGCGGAGGTTGCTGCACGTCTGCCTGCTGCGCTACAATTTTGTGTCTCGCTGTGTTTCGGATTACGtgcgttttgtttgtttttgttgtctttcCTTCCCACCGTGTCACAAAATGGCTGGCAATATTTTAGTTACAGCACCCCGTCGAGGcgtctgtgtgggtgtgatgaTGAAGTAGGCCGCGGACGCGGAACGCTCCTTGACGAGTGCGCCCGCTGTCTCCGCTCTGACAGGTGGGCGTTGGGAGGGGAGGGCGTGCTGAGTCCTTCACTGTGAGCGCCAGGGAGTGGAGGGAGGGATTCGGGCGGATGAATTTAGAAACGTCAACACGCTCAGCTATTGTCTGGCTATGTGAGGGTGCGATTGGTGGGGTATTTTGGGGCGGACAAGCGGCTTAccggaaagagagagagtgcggtcAGTGGGAAAGCCAGATCCACTGGTGCTGGGGTCCGGCGAAGGCCAGCAGTGTAAAGCGGCATCTTCATATGTTGGTATGTTTTCGCTAGAAACAAATGGTGGGGTGACCCTTTTTTGGATGACGTGTCTGAGTCACTGTCGAATGAGTGACTGGCTTTAATTTTAAGGTAGAACTTATTTAGCCTTTTCCCATTAAGAGAATTGTACCATGGCAAATTCAGTGCGCTGTTAAAGCACAGTTAAGCgtttgatgcattttattttaatgcttaGAATAGCAGTGCTTGACAAACCAGTCTACTTTTTTTAAACGGTTGTTATCATCACACTCCCGGAAATTGAGGTGGGTTTGATTTTgtcaaattatgtttttaccGTGCCGGGTGGTTCTCCCGTGTGTTCATCCATGACGAGGTCCCTCTTCGAGTTTTATTTTCAGGCTTTAATCTTGTCTCCTTGGAGGTGAACGGTACCATTACATGGCGTAGAGTGAGCAGTGGTCACACCCATGAGCTCAATGtaaaaagggattttttttgcaCGAATAAGGTGAGACGCAAGCATTTGCTTCGAAACCATGAGAGCATAAAGTAATGGAAGGCTGGAAAGACGCTGTGCAACTGCTTCTGTAAGTGCCAGGGTGTGCGTGTCATGTACGAACACTTAGATTGGCACTTTTTAACAACTGCCAGACTCTAGCTGCCCCTCTTCCAAGGTTAACAGGCAATTCCAGAAAATGTACTTGACTTTTATGGCACTTGGTGTCCGTGCTGATGGTAATGATCCGGGTCTCGCATCCtgttcaaatgctttttaaGACGCAGTGTACAAGGACATTTTGGCCTATAATTATTGCATATAATTGATTAGTCTTCTTAAAACTGACTTGACTAAATACTAGtcatgttgcatttttttcctcagagaaaTTACGTGCACTTTTCCTCTAATTTCACAAACATTGGAAAAGTTGTGATTTCTGTTGCGAAAGTTAATTCTCGCATATCAGAATCCTGACTGCTAtgactgcacatgctcagtcgCAGTATTTAAGCTGCTTAAATTAGATGAGTCCCGCTCTCTCCGTATCTCCAGCACTCGTGATTCAGTTTGTGGGGCTGGGAGCGGTGGAAATTGCCGGGCCTGGACCTGACCGGAGCGCGCAAAGTGAATTAGGAAGTCTCTGCGCTGAAGGACGCCGCGATATCTCAAATCTCTGTCCTCATTCGGAGGCGAGGTGGCTTCTTTTCCATTTGGAAGCACTCGGGGATGCTTTAAAAATGGCCCCCGTCATTGCCCCTCATAAAGACGAGGCAAGTCTACGGGAGGAAATTCTCCCTCTGCCCGCGCAAGCAGATGCTGCTCCTATTCTGGCTTCATAAAGGCTTTTATAAGCCATGTCACATGAGCTATGCCCTGCATGAATATTAAAGGTAGCATTCATTGACCTAATGTGAGAGGGTGATAGTTAAATTGATTTGTGATagattttgtgtcttttttctttcttttttttttgctcattccTCCATGGAAATTTGCTCCGACTCTGCCAAGTTAAGCGGAGCATCTGTGGACAACAGTTTTCCTGTCATACTGCAGATTTTCAGTTGGATTTAAGCCTGGGTTTTGGCTGGGCGATTCCATTAGGCCTTCTCGTTATAAAGTcatttctttgtcattttgttgTGTGCTCTGGGCCATTTTCCTGTTGGAACATGAATCTTCACTCTTAACACAGATCTCTTGTGGACCGAAATGGGTTCTTAGAGGATTTGCCTGTATTTGGCCTCATCAGTCTTGGCCTTGACGGAGACAAgcttctctgtccctcctcctgAAAGACAACCCTATAGCATGATGCTGCTCCCACCATGTTTGACAGTACGGTTGTTGTTACCTGGCTAATGGGGTGTGTTTGGTTTGCGCCAAATGTAGCACTTTTCTATTAGGCTTAAAAGCTTTGACGTCAGTCTGATCAGACTGCAAAACCTTTGTCCGGAAAGGTCTCAGGGTCTGTCTCATAGCTTGTGGCAAACTTTCTCAGAAGTGACTTCTGTCTGGCCACTCACCCAAAGAGGCAGAATCTGTGAAGTGCTCGAGAGATTGACCTCTGGACAGTTTTCCCGCCATTTTGGCCATCAGCTCAATGTGTCGGTGTTGTGACTGGTCTCTTGATCCCTTCTCTGACAGTAGCACTTCCTGTACCTTTTGCCACTTAGCGAGTTCCACAGACAGTTCCTTTGTCTTCACTGCAGCCTGACCGTTCTGAtctgctgtttcagttctgcAACCTCAATGTCTGTGATATTTATTCTGCCTACATGCAAATGAACACTGGTGGGTTATGAAATAAACATAGGTGGGCCTCATTAATGTACTTAGTGTGATCTACCAGGAAAATATAAGTACATCTGGTGAATACTTAACAATTAAGTCAttttcaagttttattttaaatataattttaaaatgataaataattaataggggagtgaatactttctgaaagcACTGTAGTTGTAATAAGCCATATAGAAACTATTGTTATCTCTACAATATAGCTGATTGGTTTCTTTGTTCGTGAATTATTTCTGCTTTCATGAATTATCGGCTGTGCTTATATACTGTTTCCTGCCAGTGGGGCATTTGAATGGAAAGTGAAGTGAAGAGTTGCTGTCTGGAGCAGTACTCTGTGTGGGGAAGATAGAGTAGGTTGTTGGGATTTTCTGGTCTATTACATCATCTGTTGGGATCCTCCACTGCCTCTGGCCCCCCTCCCAGcattaaaacatcattaaaccattcattattattcttttgtGTCATTGTTCCTTCTGGAAGCGTTGTAGCATTTCCAGAGCGGCTCACAATGCTAAGTGCTTCTACCGCTTGTAAGAGCAGCGGCATCTACGGAGAAAGGAGCGCTAACGCTAGAGCGGCAGGAAGTGCTATTTGTAGCTTCACCAACCAGACTGCAAATTACAGTCATCTTTCTTGATAACAATGATTGTATGAAGTGAAGACGCTGGCTAACcgtttcctctccctcttcttcccgCAGTGATCCTGTTCTGCATGGCCGCCCTCATATTCCCCATCGGCTTTTACATCAACGAGGTGGGAGGGCAGCCCTACAAGCTGCCCAACAACACGGTGGTGGGGTCCTCCTACGTCCTCTTCGTGCTCTCCATCTTTTTCACGATAGTCGGACTTCTGTTCGCGGGGAAAGTCTGCCTGCCCGGCTGACGGTGCTCCTCCGGTGACGTCTGTTTGAAATTCCAGCGGAGAGGGGCTTCTGTGAAGACCGGTATTTCAGAATGACCATCAaagcaaaaagcacaaaaaaaatcaaacagaacaaaaagggCCTAACGATGAGCCCCGCGGCGCCGCAGAGCATGACCCGGGCAGCAGGGGGCGTGGGCACGCCCAAACGCACTGCCAGCTgtgtggttgccatggcagctgctcctgcactgtgacatcacacattcaGAGGACCTGTATTTCACTAATGACACatttgtaattatatatatatatatatatatatatatatgtatatatgtatatatatatatatatgtatatatatgaatCTTTTACCCTCTTCCTCAACTGTtcgtttttgtgtttattatggTTTTTATGATTAGTATTATATTTGGGTCCCTATATTCACAAAAGTATGTCGAGAAATCCTCCGAGTATTGACCCACTGAAGTGCCACctctactgccccctggtggcagcTCAGGAAACAGGCTGTGCAAAGGCTGCAGTACCTGGTAGAttccggggtgggggtggggggggggcggggtctctcAGAAATGTGCCACACCGGAGAGGGCTCATACCCTCTGCAGttggagaggggaggagaggggaggaggggagggggggaaggggagaggggaggagaggggagggggggagaggggagtgagGAGTGGAGAGCCAATGTTAGGGTGGAGTGGCCAGTGTTTGCCCATCCTGAAATCAGAAGAGGGGAGTTAAGACGTTGAGCTGTACGTCTGTGATAAAGCttggagttttatttttcattcatcatcgttcttattattattattattaatattttggtttaaaataaatgccgGGCTGCAGGTCCGGTCCGTGTGGTACTCTCTCTCTGAGGCAGGAAGGCCTGGTCTGGTGATGTCACCGAATGGAACACAGGCGCAGTGTCAGTTCTCATGTTTTTCTGTGATTGGCTTACAGACCtgattctttctttctgttgatTCCTGATGGATATGAAAATAGTTTATATTGTTTATGGTTTTGTTATTGTGCCAtgatatgttttatattgtataaaatgtaaatttatgaatttatgttGGATTGCTAAAGGAAGCACTGTGTGTTGACTAAAGAACAACACCAACAGTGTGCATTTACCTCAGTGTTTGTCATCcacttattttgtttgtttttccttaatTGAGGCCTCAATTTCTGGCCTCAACAAGCCGATGCCCTGATCAGTCAGTCACTAAGGGCTCAGTTCAGTCTAACCACAAGGTGATTTGTCCTTACTTTGGAGAAATGCCTTCAAGAGTGTTATTTTTCAGTTCTTCCACAGTATTTATTGCTAATCTCTGAAACTGCCAGTCAAGCTGATTGTGTTCTGTAATGATCAAAAAAGAGAATTTGCTTAATAAACATGATTCTCCAAGttcaggaaaaatgcattgtggtTTGCTAGAATCTGAGCCTAAAGAAAAAAGCTTTGACTGAATAGCAAATGGGATTTGAGGACTGAAGAGAAATTTATCAAGAAAAAACTCTAAAATGTAAGCAACGTTCTTCTCAGACTTCCTTTGCTTAACTCGAGAGTGCTAAATAATCTCAGtattatgtgtgtaagagaaagCATACCTGCTGTTACAAGCCAATATCATGTTTATGATGGAACAAAAtcagtattgttttattttttgctcttgATGGATGTacagagtttttttgtttggagaCTTTGTGAGGAAGAATAAGAAATTAAAGTGATTATTTACCACAGTTTTTAAAGTGTTCATTGGCATGGACGTACTGTATTGCACTTTGGATTCCACTACAGAGCGCAGCATGGTCAGGAACGCTGATGCAAAACTTTATTCACTGCTGTTCAATGACTGATCCTAGGCCCCACTGAACACCTGCtcataataatagtaaatacCTGCCTGTTACTCATCTGTTTAAAGGGGTTCAAATGGCCATAAATGACTTGGCAAAACACCTTAACGTCTGTCCATCCGTGGGGACAATTTTAACGCCTCATGTCTGTAAAAATAGAATCGCCGGTAGCTGTTAAACTGTGTTTAATTAACTGAGAGCTCAGCGGAAGATGAAACTGGCAGACATATTATGGGGAACTGGGAAACGCCTACATGCTTCTGTTCTGGTCACACATCCATCTAAaacaaactgattttaaaaatgcagtttcatTTTTGAGAAAGAACAGAGAAAGATATGTCTGTGGAAGTATGGTAATGTGCCCTGGTTTTGCCTGGTGGACAAATGTTTATCTAATTTTGGTTCTTTTCTGTTTATGctaaattaaattgatttttaaattattcaagcACCTTTCTGAGTTTCTCTTCCTACAAAACTCACTCTTGTCCATTGATTCCTCAGATGTGTCAGATTACTGGTTAAACAGCAGTGATGTATCACATTAGGGaagtaaaagagaaaaaaatagcatACAACCACTTCCCCCAATTATGTTTCCATGGTGAACCATTGACTCAGTAAATGATGGCATCAGCCCTTCTTGAAGCTTGAATGACACAAGACAGAAAGGATATGAAATCATCTCCATGTGGATCAGAGAGGATGTGACATCACTTTCCTGCCATTTCCTGGCAGAGACATGAGCTTGCTATAGCTAATCCAATTACACTTGGACCAATGACCTTCTGCCATGGTCTGTGTCTGAGAGATCTCTCAGCCTTATTGTCTTTCGGTGAATAataaattctctttttttttttactagaatGAAAGCCATTTCTACATTACCTGCCCTTTTGTTACTGAGTGATTTTATAGGAATAAATCCTCTGAAAGGGTTTGGGAAGTCTCTTATTAATGAGGGATGTAGAGTGCACAAGGTGTCCTTGGTAAGTTTGCAAGAAGAATGTTAAAAGAATTCTGGTCACTATTTCTGGGCCATCAAATGTATGTTTGAAATGGAGTAAAACTGGATGTGTTCTACCTTCACATTTCACCAATTAAAGGCCTGTGTAATTAAAAGCatctttttcaaaacaaaaacacaacttatattacacataaataaacaaaatttaaaatatatttactccAGAGAGGGACTCAGTCAATCACAGCAAGAAGGAACAGAACAACCCTGACTCTTCTTGGTGAATATCTCCTCACTATACTTTCGGCAGATACTTTTTTTATATTAGCCTACTCTGTGCCTGATTTTGTTGTAGTTGTTTTGAGGCCATGTCCTGTACTGTCGGTGTTAAACTACACACCGGAAGTATTTTTCTTCAATTACAGACAGGTGTACTGGGGAAAAACATAAGTATCATAGATATTCAATGTGGAAATCCACAGCTCATTAGAGTTTCGTTCTGTGCCAATCCACACTTCATTGTACCTATCTGCCCTTGTTTGCTGAACGGCTCTGTTGCCTTGGTGATAGAAAACACTGGTTAGAGAAACTGAACGCGGCTTAGTTTGCTACGATTTCCGCGTCTCCACGCGCTTGGAAGACCTTGGAGTTCTTTTTTTATGCATAATAACATCTTTACAGATGtagaaaatataaacacattggAGAGCGAGTGTTCTTACCAGAGCGAGGTAAGTTAGTTAACGTTTGGAAGGCTAACTCTAGTCAGCTGAATTGTATACCAATCAAATATTTCCACACCACCAGCGGATCATAGTTTCCTAATAAAATACAGTTCACTGCTAAGATCTTTTCCATGGTACTTCTGCCATACGCAATACTTATTTTCCATAGTATTTCACGGCTATATAGTAATGTACACGAAGGCTACGGCTTCATTGCTAGCCTAGTCAGTATATGATGCATGACATAAATGTACTTTTGCTCGATACGGGTCACAATTATACAGAACAGTGCTTTTAATTGAAATCTTTATGTACCTTTAAGAAAAACCggaaaaataacattaataacattattattattattatttgtattattattattattattgttattattattgttgttagtgttgttgttgttgttttgaatgGAGTGATAACAGATTCTGGAGAATTGCATCTTATATTGTTTGAATTCCATGCATAATCAGCTGAGGAGCCTGCGTATTTCACTGTGAATTAAATGTAGTTAGGTTTTCGTCCAGCTTTTCTAACTACATTTCTTATTTGATTATATTCATTGTGAATTGCTTCTTTTAGGAGCGAGGTAACTCAACCATGCAATTTTTTCTGTTCGGAAAGTTCACCTTCCACCAGACCTGTTGCACCTTATAAGCTACCCCAATTTGGACCGCTTATCAAAGTGGGCTGGAAGGAATGTCACCCTCTAAAAGTTTTGTAAAATCAGTTGGTGAAAGCCACTGTGTGTAACCCTGATGTGGACTTTGTATTTTCCTGACTTCTGTCCTCACATGCAGATGACCTGTGGATGGTGTGAATGAGAGAAAGGACCAAATGGCCCTCAGCTCtccgtgtgtgtaagtgcagcTCCACAAGCTGCTCTCCAAAGACTGTGATGCCGTTTTCCAGCCCTGTGTGTCAATTGACCCCCCCATGCATCTCAGTATTCATCTTAATACCATCAGAGTATTACTTCTTGTACCCCCAAAGACGTTTGTTTTCCAGCTTTGTACATTTTAAGTTTGAGCTGATGTCCTCTGCAGCATCCATGGTTTTTCCGCAGCGTCCATCTGCATTTAATACTTGTAATTGCAGCACACGGATGAAAGTGTGCATGACCGTACAGTATTACCCCAGCATCATTCATGATATCTGACTCTTGCATGTATTCAGGCTGCTGATGTCTTCATGTGCTGCTATCCTGACTTTTGATGTCCAGATATGCTAAGAGCCTGTGTGCTTTGCACTGAAGGCAGATTTGAATCAAGTGAAAGTAGTTGGTTTGGCTGATGGGTGAAACCTGTTTGTGTGCTGGTTGGCAGGGAGGACAGTGGTTTTGGCGCTGGACAGCTAAACCAGCTGTTGTGGGAGCCTGGTGCATCCCCCTACAAGGAAGACGATGGGCTGCTGGTCACCCATGTCAACCATACGCACGACCTGCTGGTGAGACCCCCATACCAACCACAAACCAACATCACACACAACCTGCTGGTGAGACGTCTATACCACCCAAACACCAACCACACACCAACATCACACACAACCTGCTGGTGAGACGTCTATACCACCCAAACACCAACCACACACCAACATCACACATAACCTGCTGGTGATATCCCCATACCAACTAAACACCAACATGCCAACAACACACAATCTTCTAGTGAGACTTCCGTACCAACCAAAGACCACCATGCCAACAGCGCACACATCCCGCTGGTGAGACCTTCATACCAACCAAACACCAACATCACACGCAACCTGCAGGAGAGACCTCCATGCTAACTTCATGCCAACCACATTCCAACCACACACAAGTTGCTGGTGAGCccctcacacaggcacatgttAATTTCACAACAATGTTTTTTATGTGGTTGGGAGCGTGTTAATTATCTGTTATTGTGGTTGTAGAGGGGTGGGTGTTTATCTGCAATGTTGTGGGTGCAGAGGGTTCAGGGGCTCAGAAGCACAGCCAGGGGAAGAATGAAGAGCACCACCGAGTGGTTGGAGGACCACAGTGTTGAAAACTCTggactctccctctcccacataTTCTCCCTTGGCACATCCACTCTCACGTAAGCTTGTGATCCTGTGCTCATGTGGACCATAGGACCATGCCTTTTTAGCACTTGACATTTTTACTTCAACTTTATATGTTAGAACACTAAAAGTTATTTCCATATTACATCCACATCCATAATCCCTCTGATGGTAAAGCCAAGGAGTTTATAAGTCTGTTAAGCTCTTTTAATTTTACCCAACATGTCTCTGGACCCACCCACACATGTGACCATATATTAGATTTGGTCATCACTGGATATCAATTTGTatcaatttgtttgttttttgatacATGCTTAGTTATGGATCAAGCTAACACTGATAGGATCATAAAACAGTGCTATCTAAATGCCAATTCAGCTGATGTTTTTATGAATCTTATGTCAAGTGACCTACCCACACATTTCTCCTCCTGTGAGGTTTAGGTGGATAGTTTTAACTCTAAGGTTTTAGAAAGCAATGATAGTTTTGCTCCACTGAAAACCAAGATTCTTTCTGGTAAGCAAAGAGCTCCACTGAGAAATGGATTAAGTAAGACAGATAAAAAAGGGCCTGCCATAAAgcagagagaaaatggagaaaaacagcTTCAAAGAAAGCTGCAAGTTTACTTTGATATCTACAGAGTATCTATAGTAGAGAACTGAAGCATGCCAGACAATCATTTATCTCTGACATTATTAACAACCACAAAAATAATCCAGTAACTCTTTTTTTCTATCTACTGTTGATAGTCTGATAAATCCCCCTTTTGCAATCCCTTACAAACTTCTTTCCACTACTAAGTGTAATGAATTTGCTGCTTTGTTAAATTATGAGATTGTAGACATCAGAGTTAACATCTCTAAAACCAGACTACAGACAAATGTTGAGTTCCCATCTTCATTTTGTGCTTCTTATGACATTCTGACACATTTTACCATGGTTGACTTGAAAATGCATAGTGAAGTTTTATCTTTGTCGAGCTCTTCAACCTATCCCTTTGATTCGATTCCGACTACCTACAgtttttatgatgatgatgatgataattctTTATTGTCAGATCAAGTCTGAAATTTTTCAGCTCCATTTGCAacatcacagaaaagaaaaaaattagacAAGAAACAAAGatacatacatttaacataacattacaATCACAGAACACAATATTCACGGCCCTTCAACGTACATTTGATCTGGGATTAAGCTCCATATTTAATTTTAGGATTGACTGGTGTACAAAAGAGTGCTTCAGTCTGACCCTATTAAATCGTGGAACCCTGTATCTCTGGTTTGATGGTAACAATTTGAACAATTTTTTAGCTGTCTCTCAGCGGATGTGCTTACCATAGTAAATTGCTCTTTGCAGATTGGTACTTTTCCTGGCTCACATAAAAAACTGCCATTGTTAGGCctttataaaagaaaatttgtCTTGATCCTTCGGTAATTAGtaattatagacctatttccAACCTTTCATATCGCTGCAAAATACTTCAAAAAGTGGTGTTCAAGCAATTAAATGACTTTCTGAATGCACACTGTATTTATGAAAAATTTAAATCCGGGTTTCGTTCTAAGTATAGCACAGAAACTGCATTAGTTTGGGTGCTTAATGGCTTAAGGTATCAATACAGACTTAAACAGGCATTCTATACTGGTGCTGCTGGGCATGAGTGCCGCTTTCCATACGGTTCACCACAACATTCTGCTTGACAGACTTCAGAAGCATATTGGCCTCTCAGGACTGGTTCTAAATTGGATTAGGTCCTATCTGACTGGACAAACTTTTTATGTTGCCCCTGGCAACCACATGCCCAAGAAATTGAAACTATCATGTGGCATCCCCCAGGGGTCCATTCTTGGGCCCCTGTTGTTTCATTTATATATGCTTCCCCTAGGGGATGTTATTAGGAAGCATAACATTAATTTTCAGCTGTACTGTGAGGATACCCAactttatatttctttattacCTGATTACTTCAATATTCTGAGTTTTTTAATCCCTTATATTGAAGATATAATGTTATGGATGTCCCACAACTTTTTACAACTTTACATGAATACATTAAACCTGTCTTGAATTCATTACACTGCTACCTGTTAGCTCCAAAATTTATGATGTGCAGCTTTTGATGAAGGGAATTTAAttggttttgattttattttatggtgttTACTGTTACTTCCTTTGTTGTATGAGTTTGTTTGTTGTATGATTTccatggttgtttttttaatttttattattattatttatttttcagtctgttGTATCTGAACTGCTTTTGTATAGCACATTGACTTCCCATATggaatgtgctatataaataaaatttgattggttTGATTGATTTGATATTGTGAGTCGTAGGTTTTCTCCAGGCTAGTGTCTAACTGCAcgtccctgtgtctgtgcaggagagACGAGGATGGCAATCCCAGGAGACACCTCCAGATCAGTGTTGGAACACTCAATGAGTTTGAGGCCCGCCTCCTGCAGTGAGCCCTGCTCCCTCTGCTGATTTCATAGtggagtgatgtcactgtgatcAAAGCACTAGCCCATAGAGCAGTGAGCAGGGTCAGGTGGGAATGAAAGAGAGGGGTCTTCAGCATAAGCCAACATAGTGAACAAGCAATGACATATAGTGATGCAGTGTGGGAATGTAGAGCCAAAATGGGCTCCTCTATGTGCAcagcatttatttccttttacaaACATGTGCATGTTGTGTTTCCAGAATGATTGATACGTACCACGCCAGGATGAAGTGGCTGACTGAAGGAAGTCTGAAGGTCAGTTTAatctctgtctgtgttcacaATATCACCACCCTGTGACCAGCCATTTTGCCGTGCCACACTGTGTGTTTACTGTCCTCTCCAATGCTTTCACTGTACCTCTATTATGCTCTTTGCTCTGTGTTTTCCCATGCGTCACCACACTTCACCATCATCAGGCATttggggtggtgagggggtcCAGGGTGGGCGTGGTCATTGACTCCTCCCATGCTGCCTGTGAGGCAGGGAGACTCTCACAGCTCCAGAGCGACCTGCAGGTAAGTGGAACAGTGCCCCCTGTTGGAAAGCCCCAGTATGACCCCTGAGCACAGGGCACAGACAAGTTATTTATCCCAGTGTAAaggtgtgtgctgtgtacaAGTGTTTGTTGCATGTAAAGGTATATGTAGCAGTGTAAAGTTGTGCGAGTTAAGAGAATGTGGGTTGTGTATAAAGGCATGTATTGCCTATAAAGGTGTTTTTTTCCTATGAAGGTGTGTATCCTTTTTTTGCAGTGTCTGATCAATGAGCATCTGAGCCATAGGAAGCAGCTGTATGCCATGTCGTTTGGGACAGAGGTTAGCTTGCTGTGGGACGGGCCTAGAGACGCAAATTCCAGCAGGTGAGACTAGGAtctcaggggtcagaggtcaagtgGGTCAAATCATCACTTCCACTACACTCAACAACCAGCTAATCCAGAATGCAGCCACACAACTTGTCTTCAATTTTCCCGGGGGTATCACATGCTTATGTGATACCCCTCCTCATCCCACTTCACTGACTTCCTGTTGCAGTTCACATAAAATTTTTAACTTTGGTACTAAACTACATGGCAGCAGATGGAACAGCACCAACACATctccaatcaatcaatcaatcaaccctAGACCCTGGCCAGATCTTTCTGTTCAGCAATCCCCAGGGTGACTGGCTCTCCCCTCCCTGCATGGTTGCTTCTCCCAATTACTATGTCTGTTTGTGCTGCCTCCCTCTGTGCT
This window encodes:
- the mosmoa gene encoding uncharacterized protein C16orf52 homolog B, with product MDKLTIISGCLFLAADIFAIASIANPDWINTGESAGALTVGLVRQCQTIHGRERTCIPPRLPPEWVITLLFIIMGIVSLSLTCGLLIASHWHRHATKYARWIAFTGMILFCMAALIFPIGFYINEVGGQPYKLPNNTVVGSSYVLFVLSIFFTIVGLLFAGKVCLPG